A single genomic interval of Gossypium raimondii isolate GPD5lz chromosome 11, ASM2569854v1, whole genome shotgun sequence harbors:
- the LOC105803375 gene encoding uncharacterized protein LOC105803375 yields MAMLGASPIRFSSFPPSSSYLTSTFKPTSSSTLSLVVVGKSIIYRRCVACSAVQESSTPTATAETKGTTPPSAGVAGGEEEVKAAPKAAAAKPKPAAKAPAKSLPELMSEDVIPSLKTILEAQDDISEIELTFQDNKLEGSFLKEGCPYSFWAFFPDGGLTGPKGFSLSSYGSGASTVEPFLVDEKKITARHVVFWVEKRLAAQGIIPVWKE; encoded by the exons ATGGCTATGCTGGGAGCAAGTCCAATTAGGTTCTCAAGCTTTCCACCGTCTTCTTCATATCTCACTTCCACCTTCAAACCCACCTCCTCTTCCACACTATCATTA GTTGTGGTGGGGAAATCAATTATCTATCGTCGATGTGTCGCCTGCTCCGCTGTTCAGGAATCTTCTACTCCTACAG CCACTGCTGAAACCAAGGGAACCACTCCACCATCAGCCGGCGTTGCTGGTGGTGAGGAGGAAGTGAAGGCAGCTCCAAAAGCAGCTGCAGCAAAGCCTAAACCTGCTGCAAAGGCTCCTGCCAAATCTTTGCCGGAGTTGATGTCGGAGGATGTCATCCCTTCATTGAAAACAATACTTGAAGCTCAAGATGATATATCTGAAATTGAACTCACTTTCCAAGACAACAAG TTGGAAGGTTCATTCCTGAAGGAGGGCTGTCCCTACTCTTTCTGGGCCTTCTTCCCTGATGGAGGCCTAACAG GTCCCAAAGGTTTTTCATTGTCTTCATATGGCTCAGGAGCAAGCACTGTGGAGCCTTTCCTCGTTGATGAGAAGAAAATTACTGCAAGGCATGTAGTTTTCTGGGTCGAAAAGCGTTTGGCCGCCCAAGGAATTATTCCTGTCTGGAAAGAATGA
- the LOC105803377 gene encoding uncharacterized protein LOC105803377 isoform X2, giving the protein MLENPTPTAADAAPAIKRYAPPNQRNRSLGRRKSGEKNQGATSRNINPVGDAGSSAMLNEDNPRHALIPLEGCSRSDASRLLSNRWAAVLHRYHDTSIDLSERPVLYSGISDSAWRNFRLPHQMMSPANNTGPSSGSQMDFLAELRRAIRNANTDN; this is encoded by the exons ATGTTGGAAAACCCTACACCCACCGCAGCTGATGCCGCTCCTGCCATCAAACGCTATGCTCCTCCCAATCAACG AAATCGTTCTCTCGGACGCCGTAAATCTGGAG AGAAGAATCAAGGTGCCACATCGAGAAACATTAATCCAGTCGGGGATGCTGGGAGCAGCGCTATGCTGAATGAAGACAACCCTCGTCATGCTTTGATACCTTTAGAAGGCTGTTCTAGAAGTGATGCCTCTCGGCTTTTAAGCAATC GTTGGGCAGCTGTCTTACATCGCTACCATGATACATCCATTGACTTGTCTG AAAGACCAGTTCTGTACTCTGGAATTAGTGATTCAGCCTGGAGGAATTTCAGACTTCCCCATCAG ATGATGTCCCCAGCAAACAATACCGGGCCTTCATCTGGCTCACAGATGGATTTCTTAGCTGAGCTTCGTCGTGCAATTCGAAATGCCAATACCGACAACTAA
- the LOC105803374 gene encoding glyoxylate/succinic semialdehyde reductase 1, which produces MEVGFLGLGIMGKAMSMNLLKNGFKVTVWNRTLSKCDEVVAHGASVGETPAEVVKKCNITIAILSDPAAALSVVFDKDGVLDQICSGKGYIDMSTVDPETSWKISEAIALKGGHFLEAPVSGSKQPAETGQLVILAAGDKALYEEAVPAFDVLGKKSFFLGPVGNGAKMKLVVNMIMGSVMNAFSEGLTLAERSGLNPHSLLDVLDLGGIANPMFRGKGPEMVKDNYSPAFPLKHQQKDMRLALALGDQNAVSMPVAAAANEAFKKARSMGLGDLDFSAVYETVKLLKHSS; this is translated from the exons atggaggttggatttttgggactGGGAATAATGGGAAAAGCTATGTCCATGAATTTGCTGAAGAATGGATTCAAAGTCACTGTTTGGAACAGAACTCTTTCTAAG TGTGATGAAGTGGTGGCTCATGGTGCCTCAGTTGGAGAAACCCCTGCAGAAGTAGTAAAGAAATGCAACATCACCATTGCCATTTTGTCTGACCCTGCTGCTGCTCTTTCG GTTGTATTTGACAAAGATGGAGTTCTAGACCAAATTTGTAGTGGGAAAGGTTATATTGACATGTCAACTGTTGATCCCGAGACTTCTTGGAAAATCAGTGAG GCAATTGCATTAAAAGGCGGCCACTTCCTTGAGGCACCTGTTTCTGGTAGCAAACAGCCCGCAGAAACTGGTCAACTTGTGATTCTTGCAGCTGGAGATAAG GCATTGTATGAAGAAGCTGTTCCAGCTTTTGATGTATTAGGAAAGAAATCTTTCTTCTTGGGACCAGTTGGTAATGGAGCCAAAATGAAACTTGTTGTCAACATGATAATGGGCAG TGTGATGAATGCATTTTCGGAAGGACTTACACTGGCCGAAAGAAGCGGATTGAATCCACATAGCCTTCTTGACGTGTTG GACTTGGGTGGGATTGCCAACCCAATGTTTAGAGGAAAGGGACCAGAAATGGTTAAAGACAATTATTCCCCTGCATTTCCTTTGAAACATCAGCAGAAAGATATGAGGTTGGCTCTTGCCCTTGGGGATCAAAATGCAGTATCAATGCCAGTAGCTGCTGCAGCtaatgag GCTTTCAAGAAGGCCAGAAGCATGGGGTTGGGAGACCTTGACTTTTCAGCTGTTTACGAGACCGTGAAGCTTCTTAAACATTCATCTTGA
- the LOC105803377 gene encoding uncharacterized protein LOC105803377 isoform X1, producing the protein MLENPTPTAADAAPAIKRYAPPNQRNRSLGRRKSGDRFDWTNNVYGNDSEKNQGATSRNINPVGDAGSSAMLNEDNPRHALIPLEGCSRSDASRLLSNRWAAVLHRYHDTSIDLSERPVLYSGISDSAWRNFRLPHQMMSPANNTGPSSGSQMDFLAELRRAIRNANTDN; encoded by the exons ATGTTGGAAAACCCTACACCCACCGCAGCTGATGCCGCTCCTGCCATCAAACGCTATGCTCCTCCCAATCAACG AAATCGTTCTCTCGGACGCCGTAAATCTGGAG ATCGGTTTGATTGGACTAACAATGTTTATGGGAATGATTCAGAGAAGAATCAAGGTGCCACATCGAGAAACATTAATCCAGTCGGGGATGCTGGGAGCAGCGCTATGCTGAATGAAGACAACCCTCGTCATGCTTTGATACCTTTAGAAGGCTGTTCTAGAAGTGATGCCTCTCGGCTTTTAAGCAATC GTTGGGCAGCTGTCTTACATCGCTACCATGATACATCCATTGACTTGTCTG AAAGACCAGTTCTGTACTCTGGAATTAGTGATTCAGCCTGGAGGAATTTCAGACTTCCCCATCAG ATGATGTCCCCAGCAAACAATACCGGGCCTTCATCTGGCTCACAGATGGATTTCTTAGCTGAGCTTCGTCGTGCAATTCGAAATGCCAATACCGACAACTAA